The genome window CGGTCGATATATTTGCCTATGTCTTGACTACCATGAGCCACTTTCAATTCGAGCATTTCTGTTGCGCCAAGCGCAACACCAAGTACATTATTAATGTCATGAGAGACATTACCAAAGGTATTACCTAATAAAGCTAAACGATTACTAATAATTTGTTGCTGCTCTTTTCGATAATTTTCAGTAGTATTTTCAACAATCCAAATATAGAGCCCCTCTTCTGACTCAAATACCACCTGTAAATCGAAAACCGATATATAGTTATCAAAACTAATGTTAGCTTGCTTTATTTGCCCTTGCTCTTTTGCCAACCCTTTATAGCGCAAATAATCTTTGATACTAAAATTAATATAATCAAATAGACCGATTCCTTCACTGGCCATTTGTGATGACAACTCTTGATAAACCACCTTATCCGCTTCATCAATAAAAAATATCGGTACCTTTATGGTATAATTAACTTTCGACAGTAGTTTTAGCTTCTCATAAGTTTCAACTGTTTGAGTAATATCCTTAAAAACACCAAAAATAGCGACTACTTGTTCGTTATCATTCAGTTCAACTTCTCCGATACATTCTACTTGCACGCGCTTTCTCTGAGCATTGATTATAGTGCTTTTAAAATGAAAGCTTTTTTTATACTCAATCGCATCATCCAGTAATTGCTGAATCCGTTCTTGTTCTTCCTTTAGGTAAAAATCAATCGCAGAGGCTATTTCAGGCTGATACTGTCCAGGACGGACCCCATGAATAATATATATCCCTTTTGACCAATATAATTGGTCTTGCTTTAAATCCAACCGCCAGTGGCCAGACTGATTTAAGCGTTCTGCCAGATGTAAATAGCGGTTTTGCTTTTTTAATTGTGTGATTAATTTTTGTTCCTGAGTGACCTCTTTAATCGAAGCAGACATTTTTATCGGATCACCCTCTTGATACTCAAGACACAATAAATAACCATTGTTGATCTCACTAACTTTAACCTGGCAGTTTAGCGTTTGCTTAGATTTAAGCGGTAATTCAATTAGATAGGAAAACGCGGAGGTATGCGGATGTTGATCAGACTTTTGTTGATATAGCGTATAAGAAGAGATCACCTCTTTAAACAATAAGTTTTCGATATCGCTACCATGCAATTCCTTGCACGAGTATCCCGTTAGCTGCTCAAGACGATCATTCACCTCAATTATCTTACCTGAAGTATCTACACTGAGCGCTGCAAAAGGTAAATGCGCAATACCAAAATCACATTTTATTGGTGTCAAAATAGCTCATCCTCTTCATTGAGCACTTCTTCTGGCATTTCCTGTGTTGTATTCAATTGTTTCAACTCATCAACACTCGTTAACGCACTATCAAGCAAGTGACTAATATCAATAAATAATGCATCATCCTGACTATGTTTTTGTAACGCATTTTGTACAAGCTCGGTTAAGAACTCTTCCTGCTCCATTGTCATATCAAGTACATGAAAACTCATACCGATATTTTGCACTATTTCATTCATCACCTCTTGCTGATGATGCTTTGAAATTCCAATCATTTTCTTAGTTTTACTCACCGCAGCCAAAATTTGATCTTGTACCGTTTCTAACGAATCTTTATAAGTGATAAACGCCATCCTAGCACCAATACATTCGATCACAGACGCCAAGGCATCAATATAAATATCAGTTTCAATCGAACCATCTTCCAAATTTAATATTAAAATTGACACTAATGGATGATTAAAAATAGTGCGAGAACCAAAACGATAGAGCCGAGGTTTTACTTTTAATAGCTCCATCACTCCTTTTTCTACTGGCGAACAGAAACCATTTTTTGAACTGTAATATTCCGCAGGGCCAGTAAAAGGATAAAACGCGATACAGCCTTGCAAATTAGTGCTGTAAAGATAAGAAAAGACTTCATCCCTGATTTTTTCTAATGAAAAGCACTGATTTAATCTAGAAGTCAGTTGCATACAACTGCCGTATTTTGATGCCTGCGCCATCGAAATATTAATGACTCTGTCTTTCGAACAAATTTCATTTTCAAACTGATGAATTTGCTTTTGGTAGGCGATTAATTTTTCCAGTTTATTACTCAACGCCAGCAAAGACATCGGCTTAACTAAAAAGTCATCAGCCCCACATTCCAACCCTTTTAAAATCGCATCTTCACTTGCGAGCCCGGAATATAAAACAAAAGAAATCGCAACGTCTTGTTGTTTTACCTTTTGCTTAATCCAGTCTGAGCCTTTATCTTGTCCTATATTTTCATCGACCAAAGCTATTTCTACAGTGCCAATATCTGCAATAATGGCTTCTGCTCTTTGTAAGGTGTCTGCACTATAAACGAGGAATTGATGTTCCAATGCTTCCGATAACAGTTCCAAATAATCTTGTTCGTCATCTATGATCAGTATTTTAGGTTTAGACATTTTAAAAGCATTCCTTTGTTTCATTATCATCACTCTTGCTAGCCATTAGGCTTAATTCAAAAGCGATGAACTCCATTGTTGCCTGTACGGATTTAATGACTCAACGTCT of Thalassotalea insulae contains these proteins:
- a CDS encoding ATP-binding protein, with amino-acid sequence MTPIKCDFGIAHLPFAALSVDTSGKIIEVNDRLEQLTGYSCKELHGSDIENLLFKEVISSYTLYQQKSDQHPHTSAFSYLIELPLKSKQTLNCQVKVSEINNGYLLCLEYQEGDPIKMSASIKEVTQEQKLITQLKKQNRYLHLAERLNQSGHWRLDLKQDQLYWSKGIYIIHGVRPGQYQPEIASAIDFYLKEEQERIQQLLDDAIEYKKSFHFKSTIINAQRKRVQVECIGEVELNDNEQVVAIFGVFKDITQTVETYEKLKLLSKVNYTIKVPIFFIDEADKVVYQELSSQMASEGIGLFDYINFSIKDYLRYKGLAKEQGQIKQANISFDNYISVFDLQVVFESEEGLYIWIVENTTENYRKEQQQIISNRLALLGNTFGNVSHDINNVLGVALGATEMLELKVAHGSQDIGKYIDRVKNAIDKGKNVTERLLAFTRKPAVKIIEFDPIQEIKENQYLFKQLLLNTIDFQCQFDDIHCQIKFPQGEFINILLNLVLNAQDAIQEQGLIGTIVMSVGLNEQKMLEIHVKDSGVGIEQENLAKIFDPFYSSKLVNKGNGIGLANVYGTIHKYNGEVLAKGQCDLGGAEFILAFPCRVFEQQVNTCKQKKTKMAMSEKSVLVLDDETSIGEFVALFLASKGAATEYVQSKESLLKVLACDCVFDVFITDMILPDISGREAVELVQEKFPEIKVYSISGYIAEEDNKWQHPVLRKPFNSEELADFLTNN
- a CDS encoding response regulator encodes the protein MSKPKILIIDDEQDYLELLSEALEHQFLVYSADTLQRAEAIIADIGTVEIALVDENIGQDKGSDWIKQKVKQQDVAISFVLYSGLASEDAILKGLECGADDFLVKPMSLLALSNKLEKLIAYQKQIHQFENEICSKDRVINISMAQASKYGSCMQLTSRLNQCFSLEKIRDEVFSYLYSTNLQGCIAFYPFTGPAEYYSSKNGFCSPVEKGVMELLKVKPRLYRFGSRTIFNHPLVSILILNLEDGSIETDIYIDALASVIECIGARMAFITYKDSLETVQDQILAAVSKTKKMIGISKHHQQEVMNEIVQNIGMSFHVLDMTMEQEEFLTELVQNALQKHSQDDALFIDISHLLDSALTSVDELKQLNTTQEMPEEVLNEEDELF